A part of Amycolatopsis lurida genomic DNA contains:
- a CDS encoding cytochrome P450 → MSSAPVKLDFSSDEFLADPWPIYKELRRSDPVHWSAAFNAFLVTRFEDVQALLADREVGSGFPMRSSRRLFGRTLLDTDGPRHRDLRKLFMPLFAGASVKRLRTEILIPAVDQVLDSIEAEMGTGNEVDIEFMERVAVGVPYAMVTRLFGLPPEDAAWLRPRVLPLAGAIEFPATSLDSALAAKAELIDYLKGKLAERREGGRMPFLDLVFPPGEPLDESMLGTATLFLLAGTETSVATIGKIMYAVLAHDVDLSTLADQEYRTQVVRETLRWEPPSHTILRYATRDLNLHGVDVPRRSALLLSLGSASRDENAFEDPDSWRPERTDQRLLAFSSGPHTCLGIQLALAEFDTLFERLSHRFGGVRLSGSLDGVRPGFWRLRERGHIFRRPDHLHVRLERNRDA, encoded by the coding sequence ATGAGCTCGGCACCGGTGAAACTGGACTTCAGTTCCGACGAATTCCTCGCCGACCCCTGGCCCATCTACAAAGAGCTCCGGCGTTCGGATCCGGTGCACTGGTCGGCGGCGTTCAACGCCTTCCTGGTCACCAGGTTCGAAGACGTCCAGGCCCTGCTGGCCGACCGCGAGGTCGGCAGCGGATTCCCGATGCGCAGCAGCCGTCGCCTGTTCGGCCGGACGTTGCTGGACACCGACGGGCCCCGCCATCGCGATCTGCGGAAGCTGTTCATGCCGCTGTTCGCCGGCGCGTCGGTGAAGCGGCTGCGCACCGAGATCCTCATCCCCGCGGTGGACCAGGTCCTCGACTCGATCGAGGCCGAAATGGGCACGGGGAACGAGGTCGACATCGAGTTCATGGAGCGGGTCGCGGTCGGGGTGCCCTACGCCATGGTCACCCGGTTGTTCGGGTTGCCGCCGGAGGACGCGGCCTGGCTGCGTCCCCGGGTGCTGCCGCTGGCCGGTGCGATCGAGTTCCCGGCGACCTCGCTGGATTCGGCGCTCGCGGCCAAGGCGGAGCTGATCGACTACCTGAAGGGCAAACTCGCCGAGCGCCGCGAGGGCGGCCGGATGCCGTTCCTCGATCTCGTCTTCCCGCCGGGTGAGCCGCTCGACGAATCCATGCTGGGCACGGCCACGCTGTTCCTGCTCGCGGGCACCGAGACGAGCGTCGCGACCATCGGCAAGATCATGTACGCCGTGCTGGCGCACGATGTCGACCTGTCGACGCTGGCGGACCAGGAGTACCGCACCCAGGTGGTGCGCGAGACGCTGCGGTGGGAACCGCCGAGCCACACCATCCTCCGGTACGCGACCAGGGACCTGAACCTGCACGGGGTGGACGTCCCGCGCCGGTCCGCGCTCCTGCTGTCGCTGGGCAGCGCCAGCCGTGACGAGAACGCCTTCGAGGACCCGGACTCCTGGCGTCCCGAGCGGACCGACCAGCGACTGCTGGCCTTCTCCTCCGGCCCGCACACCTGCCTGGGCATCCAGCTGGCGCTGGCGGAGTTCGACACGCTGTTCGAGCGGTTGTCGCACCGGTTCGGCGGTGTCCGGCTCAGTGGCTCGCTCGACGGCGTCCGGCCGGGATTCTGGCGGTTGCGGGAACGCGGCCACATCTTCCGGCGGCCCGACCACCTCCATGTCCGGCTGGAGCGCAACCGCGATGCCTGA
- a CDS encoding DUF305 domain-containing protein, with protein MDPDLQTVDDTSRSAKSRWLVIGAALVVMLILGFGLGALTTRLIDSEPEQKTPGAGSVEVGFAQDMSVHHLQAVTMAGWARDHTADQAIKTLAFDIERTQTGQVGRMKGWLGLWGQPEQTTGAYMTWMTEPMSGHGGHGGGDMKPSNGAPMPGMATSAELAKLRSLTGKEMDVFFLQLMLRHHEGGTEMAQYGHDHTSIADVKSLTQSMLVSQGAEITLMKGLLQERGAAPLPA; from the coding sequence GTGGACCCCGATCTCCAGACCGTCGACGACACCTCGCGGTCGGCCAAGAGCCGATGGCTGGTGATCGGGGCCGCCCTGGTCGTCATGCTGATCCTCGGCTTCGGCCTCGGCGCGCTGACGACCAGGCTGATCGACTCCGAACCGGAGCAGAAGACTCCCGGCGCGGGCTCGGTCGAGGTCGGCTTCGCGCAGGACATGTCGGTGCACCACCTCCAGGCCGTCACCATGGCGGGCTGGGCGCGGGACCACACGGCCGATCAGGCGATCAAGACCCTCGCGTTCGACATCGAGCGCACGCAGACCGGGCAGGTCGGCCGGATGAAGGGCTGGCTGGGCCTGTGGGGCCAGCCCGAGCAGACGACCGGCGCCTACATGACGTGGATGACCGAGCCGATGTCCGGCCACGGCGGACACGGTGGTGGCGACATGAAGCCGTCGAACGGCGCGCCGATGCCCGGGATGGCGACTTCGGCCGAACTGGCCAAGCTGCGGTCGCTGACCGGCAAGGAGATGGACGTCTTCTTCCTCCAGCTGATGCTGCGGCACCACGAAGGCGGGACGGAGATGGCCCAGTACGGCCACGATCACACGTCGATCGCGGACGTGAAGTCGCTGACGCAGAGCATGCTGGTCTCACAGGGCGCCGAGATCACCCTGATGAAGGGCCTCCTCCAGGAACGCGGCGCCGCCCCCCTGCCCGCCTGA
- a CDS encoding DUF3105 domain-containing protein, whose translation MKAARSSVVSKKGTPWGTIIAVVAIVVLAASVVTYYMVASAPKREQKTREEAAAAFAPSQQDPDPSKRIPGVTTATYEGSVHVTAAERVAYDKTPPFGGPHDQAWAACNGVVYEKAVRNENMVHGLEHGAVWIAYNPAQISGEALDLLKVRVEGKPYTVMSPYPNLDKPISVQSWGHQLKLDSASDERIDQFIAALRTNPFGAYPERDATCDAQIEPGDFDPTPPGPDAKPMDYKGTAGTQQDQPGAGQPSAPATQPSAPASK comes from the coding sequence ATGAAGGCCGCCCGTAGTTCCGTCGTGTCCAAGAAGGGCACGCCCTGGGGCACGATCATCGCCGTCGTCGCGATCGTCGTCCTGGCTGCCTCGGTGGTCACCTACTACATGGTCGCTTCGGCGCCCAAGCGCGAGCAGAAGACCCGCGAAGAGGCCGCGGCCGCCTTCGCGCCCTCACAGCAGGACCCGGATCCCTCGAAGCGGATCCCCGGCGTGACCACGGCGACCTACGAAGGCTCCGTGCACGTCACCGCCGCCGAGCGCGTCGCCTACGACAAGACGCCGCCCTTCGGTGGCCCGCACGACCAGGCCTGGGCCGCGTGCAACGGCGTCGTCTATGAAAAGGCCGTCCGCAACGAGAACATGGTGCACGGTCTCGAGCACGGCGCGGTCTGGATCGCCTACAACCCGGCCCAGATCTCCGGCGAGGCGCTCGACCTGCTGAAGGTGCGCGTCGAAGGCAAGCCGTACACGGTGATGTCGCCGTACCCGAACCTGGACAAGCCGATCTCCGTGCAGTCCTGGGGCCACCAGCTGAAGCTGGACTCCGCCTCCGACGAGCGGATCGACCAGTTCATCGCCGCGCTGCGCACCAACCCGTTCGGCGCGTACCCCGAGCGTGACGCCACCTGCGACGCGCAGATCGAGCCGGGCGACTTCGACCCGACCCCGCCTGGGCCGGACGCGAAGCCGATGGACTACAAGGGCACCGCGGGCACGCAGCAGGACCAGCCCGGCGCCGGTCAGCCGTCCGCGCCCGCCACCCAGCCCTCGGCGCCCGCGAGCAAGTAG
- a CDS encoding LLM class flavin-dependent oxidoreductase, producing the protein MNTKAFGCFLPPFHDPSVSPHASLKRDIELCGLVDDLGFDEIWLGEHHSSGWSTLSSPEMLMAALARETRRIRFATGVIPLPYHHPLHVAERITLLDHLTAGRAILGVGTGTYVHDMEMIGVDPASVRDHFRAALGTVQALLNGETVNTTTPWFTVKKAVLQLQPLRGPGTIETVVASSLSPAGIELLTDTSTTPTVHVAPPWGAIRPGMDPDPVGALIERIDAYRNKSAGGTRIRCNVFVHVADSPAAGVEELLEGFSALRRGLYRGTLGMPIPDSPVAHRKTLQNLVDTGGFIVGDAATCAARIKELVDRIGDPVSLNFFVPRWISHRATLDQLTALAHEVVPALVGGYDGITESLRLTSEEAGRQLKSRTELVGNGGDK; encoded by the coding sequence ATGAACACAAAGGCATTCGGCTGCTTCCTGCCTCCCTTTCACGACCCTTCGGTCAGCCCGCACGCGTCGCTGAAGCGCGACATCGAGCTGTGCGGCCTCGTCGACGACCTGGGTTTCGACGAGATCTGGCTCGGCGAGCACCATTCCAGCGGCTGGAGCACGCTCAGTTCGCCCGAAATGCTGATGGCGGCGCTGGCCCGTGAGACGCGCCGGATCCGGTTCGCCACGGGAGTGATCCCGCTGCCCTACCACCACCCTTTGCATGTCGCGGAACGGATCACGTTGCTCGATCACCTCACCGCGGGCCGGGCGATCCTGGGCGTCGGCACGGGAACCTACGTCCACGACATGGAAATGATCGGGGTGGACCCGGCCTCGGTCCGCGACCATTTCCGCGCGGCGCTGGGGACGGTGCAGGCGCTTCTCAACGGCGAGACGGTCAACACCACGACACCGTGGTTCACCGTGAAGAAAGCAGTGCTCCAGCTCCAGCCGCTGAGGGGGCCCGGCACCATCGAGACCGTCGTCGCGTCCTCGCTGAGCCCGGCCGGAATCGAGCTCCTGACCGACACGTCGACGACCCCGACCGTCCACGTGGCACCGCCGTGGGGCGCCATCAGGCCCGGAATGGACCCCGACCCGGTCGGCGCGCTGATCGAGCGCATCGACGCCTACCGGAACAAATCCGCGGGGGGAACCCGGATCCGCTGCAACGTCTTCGTCCACGTCGCGGACTCCCCCGCCGCGGGCGTCGAGGAACTGCTGGAAGGCTTTTCCGCGCTGCGCCGCGGTCTGTACCGGGGCACGCTGGGCATGCCCATCCCGGATTCGCCGGTCGCGCACCGCAAGACGCTGCAGAACCTCGTCGACACGGGCGGGTTCATCGTCGGCGACGCCGCGACCTGCGCCGCCAGGATCAAGGAGCTGGTGGACCGGATCGGCGACCCGGTTTCGCTGAACTTCTTCGTGCCCAGGTGGATTTCGCACCGCGCGACCCTCGACCAGCTGACCGCGCTCGCGCACGAGGTCGTGCCCGCCCTCGTCGGCGGCTACGACGGCATCACCGAATCGCTCCGGCTCACTTCGGAAGAGGCCGGGCGCCAGCTGAAATCCCGGACCGAGCTGGTCGGCAACGGAGGTGACAAATGA
- a CDS encoding cation diffusion facilitator family transporter, whose protein sequence is MGHGHGHGTASPSSASGRYLKSLTIALVIGAGFMVMEFVVGFATGSLALISDAAHMFTDVLGVGMALAAILLARRSGPTLTRTFGFYRAEVLAALANAILLFGVAGYVLVEAIGRISDPPAVPGLPVLLAAAAGLVANIVSFLILRKGAEESINVRGAYLEVLADLIGSVGVLLSGAITLLTGWRYADPIIGVAIGLFVLPRTYALARRALRILFQHAPKGVDVAGIQAELGELKGVEDVHDLHVWTLTSGMEVASAHLTIAPTVEQAEVLTEAQNLLANRYSIEHATLQIEVPQCAQRCRELSW, encoded by the coding sequence ATGGGTCACGGGCACGGGCATGGAACAGCCTCGCCGTCGAGCGCGTCAGGCCGCTACCTCAAGAGCTTGACGATCGCACTGGTCATCGGCGCCGGCTTCATGGTCATGGAGTTCGTCGTCGGGTTCGCCACCGGCTCGCTCGCGCTGATCTCCGACGCCGCGCACATGTTCACCGACGTCCTCGGTGTCGGCATGGCGCTGGCGGCCATCCTGCTCGCCCGGCGCAGCGGCCCGACGCTGACCAGGACGTTCGGGTTCTACCGCGCCGAAGTGCTCGCGGCCCTGGCCAACGCCATCCTGCTGTTCGGCGTCGCGGGCTACGTCCTGGTCGAGGCCATCGGCCGGATCAGCGACCCGCCCGCGGTGCCCGGCCTGCCCGTCCTGCTGGCCGCGGCCGCCGGTCTCGTCGCGAACATCGTCTCGTTCCTGATCCTGCGCAAGGGCGCGGAGGAGAGCATCAACGTCCGCGGCGCGTACCTCGAAGTCCTCGCCGACCTGATCGGCTCCGTCGGCGTGCTGCTGAGCGGCGCGATCACGCTGCTGACCGGCTGGCGCTACGCCGACCCGATCATCGGTGTCGCCATCGGCCTGTTCGTCCTGCCCCGCACCTACGCCCTCGCCCGCCGCGCGCTGCGGATCCTGTTCCAGCACGCGCCGAAGGGCGTCGACGTCGCCGGGATCCAGGCCGAACTCGGCGAGCTGAAGGGTGTCGAGGACGTCCACGACCTGCACGTCTGGACGCTGACGTCGGGTATGGAGGTCGCTTCGGCGCACCTCACCATCGCGCCGACCGTCGAGCAGGCCGAGGTGCTGACCGAGGCGCAGAACCTCCTGGCGAACCGCTACTCGATCGAGCACGCGACCCTCCAGATAGAAGTGCCTCAATGCGCTCAACGCTGCCGGGAGCTCTCCTGGTGA
- a CDS encoding ParB/RepB/Spo0J family partition protein, translated as MKAADGTQIPAARREDEWVAVGSDPPLGEVAEVPLDALSVRDSPRAAGVDPAYARVLAETDAPLPPILVHRSTMRVIDGTHRLQAAKLKNATAINVQFFDGDEQAAFILAVKTNIAHGLPLSLADRKAAACRILGTRPHWSDRAIAAVTGLSHKTVGKLRRRSSGEVPQSNAHVGRDGRVRALDPAQGRRRAHELLASNPSASIREIARGAGVSLATAHDVRHRHLQGEKSPASPAARPRTRPAEGGDQVGTDTQAAVERLRSDPTIRYTESGRTLVRLLDGHLNDRDEWDQVARNIPEHRLELISELAKARAEDWRQFAELLQKRKR; from the coding sequence GTGAAAGCTGCCGATGGCACGCAGATCCCCGCGGCCAGAAGGGAAGACGAGTGGGTCGCGGTCGGCTCCGACCCGCCGCTCGGCGAGGTCGCCGAGGTCCCGCTCGACGCGTTGTCGGTGCGAGACTCCCCGCGGGCGGCGGGCGTGGATCCCGCGTACGCACGGGTACTCGCGGAGACGGATGCCCCGCTTCCGCCGATTCTCGTCCACCGCTCCACGATGCGGGTGATCGACGGAACGCATCGGCTTCAGGCGGCGAAGCTGAAGAACGCCACCGCGATCAACGTCCAGTTCTTCGACGGGGACGAGCAGGCGGCCTTCATCCTCGCGGTGAAGACGAACATCGCGCACGGCCTGCCGCTTTCCCTCGCCGACCGCAAGGCCGCCGCCTGCCGGATCCTCGGCACCCGGCCCCACTGGTCCGACCGGGCGATCGCGGCGGTCACCGGCCTTTCGCACAAGACGGTCGGCAAGTTGCGCCGGCGTTCGAGTGGGGAAGTTCCCCAGTCGAACGCCCACGTCGGCCGCGACGGCCGCGTCCGCGCGCTCGATCCGGCGCAGGGCCGCCGTCGCGCCCACGAGCTGCTCGCGAGCAATCCCTCCGCTTCGATCCGCGAAATCGCCCGTGGCGCGGGTGTTTCCCTCGCGACCGCGCACGACGTACGCCACCGGCACCTCCAGGGCGAGAAGAGCCCGGCAAGCCCCGCCGCCAGGCCGCGCACCCGCCCGGCCGAGGGCGGCGATCAGGTGGGAACGGACACCCAGGCGGCCGTGGAACGGCTCCGCTCGGACCCCACCATCCGGTACACCGAGTCCGGCCGCACCCTGGTGCGGTTGCTGGACGGTCACCTGAACGACCGGGACGAATGGGATCAGGTCGCCAGGAACATCCCCGAACACCGGCTGGAATTGATCTCCGAACTCGCCAAGGCCCGGGCGGAGGACTGGCGGCAGTTCGCGGAACTGCTGCAGAAGCGCAAGCGCTGA
- the argS gene encoding arginine--tRNA ligase produces the protein MTPAALADLVRNSAVQVLTARGLDDSVLPEKVTIERPRNPEHGDYATNLALQVAKKAGMKPRDFADALAEALSATDGIDSAEVAGPGFLNLRLAADAQGQIVQQVLDAGEKYGLGDALAGVKINLEFVSANPTGPIHLGGTRWAAVGDALGRVLSAQGGQVTREYYFNDHGAQIDRFVRSLIAAAKGEPAPEDGYAGGYINDIAAEVIRQEPSALSLPDDERAETFRRVGIELMFTEIKQSLHDFGTDFDVYFHENSLHESGAVASSVQQLKDSGNLYFEDGAWWLKSKEHGDDKDRVVIKKDGNPAYIAGDLAYFQDKRKRGFDLCIYMLGADHHGYIARLKAAAAAFGDDPAVVEVLIGQMVNLVSEGKPVRMSKRAGTVITMEDLVGTVGVDAARYELIRYSVDSTLDIDLDLLRKHSNDNPVYYVQYAHARLASLQRNAADLGLKSDGEVDFGLLTLPAEGDLIRTIGEFPTVLRRAAQLREPHRVARYLEELAGAYHKFYTVGRVLPQGDEEATPLTFARLALCQAARQVLANGLNVLGVSAPERM, from the coding sequence GTGACTCCCGCAGCTCTCGCCGACCTGGTCCGTAACTCCGCCGTGCAGGTTCTCACCGCGCGCGGCCTCGACGATTCCGTGCTGCCGGAGAAGGTGACGATCGAGCGTCCCCGCAACCCCGAGCACGGCGATTACGCGACCAACCTGGCGCTGCAGGTGGCCAAGAAGGCGGGGATGAAGCCCCGCGACTTCGCCGACGCGCTGGCCGAGGCGCTCTCGGCCACCGACGGCATCGACTCGGCCGAGGTCGCCGGGCCGGGCTTCCTCAACCTGCGGCTCGCCGCCGACGCGCAGGGCCAGATCGTCCAGCAGGTGCTCGACGCCGGGGAGAAGTACGGCCTCGGCGACGCGCTGGCGGGCGTCAAGATCAACCTGGAGTTCGTCTCGGCGAACCCGACCGGCCCGATCCACCTCGGCGGCACCCGCTGGGCCGCGGTCGGCGACGCGCTGGGCCGCGTGCTGTCCGCGCAGGGCGGCCAGGTCACCCGGGAGTACTACTTCAACGACCACGGCGCGCAGATCGACCGCTTCGTCCGGTCCCTGATCGCCGCCGCCAAGGGCGAGCCCGCCCCCGAGGACGGCTACGCGGGCGGCTACATCAACGACATCGCCGCCGAGGTCATCCGCCAGGAGCCGAGCGCGCTCTCACTGCCGGACGACGAGCGGGCCGAGACCTTCCGCCGGGTCGGCATCGAGCTGATGTTCACCGAGATCAAGCAGAGCCTGCACGATTTCGGCACTGATTTCGACGTCTACTTCCACGAGAACTCGCTGCACGAGTCCGGCGCCGTGGCGTCCTCGGTCCAGCAGCTGAAGGACTCCGGGAACCTGTACTTCGAGGACGGCGCCTGGTGGCTCAAGTCCAAGGAGCACGGCGACGACAAGGACCGCGTCGTCATCAAGAAGGACGGCAACCCGGCCTACATCGCCGGCGACCTCGCCTACTTCCAGGACAAGCGCAAACGCGGTTTCGACCTCTGCATCTACATGCTCGGCGCGGACCACCACGGCTACATCGCCCGGCTCAAGGCCGCCGCGGCCGCCTTCGGTGACGATCCGGCCGTGGTCGAGGTGCTGATCGGCCAGATGGTCAACCTGGTCTCCGAGGGCAAGCCCGTCCGGATGAGCAAGCGCGCGGGCACCGTGATCACCATGGAGGACCTGGTCGGCACGGTCGGCGTCGACGCGGCCCGCTACGAGCTGATCCGCTACTCGGTCGATTCCACTTTGGACATCGACCTCGACCTGCTTCGCAAGCACTCCAACGACAACCCGGTCTACTACGTCCAGTACGCCCACGCGCGGCTGGCCTCGTTACAGCGAAACGCCGCCGACCTCGGCCTGAAATCCGATGGCGAAGTGGACTTCGGCCTGCTTACGCTGCCCGCCGAGGGCGATCTGATCCGCACGATCGGCGAATTCCCGACCGTCCTCCGCCGGGCCGCACAGCTGCGTGAACCGCACCGCGTCGCCCGGTACCTCGAAGAACTCGCCGGCGCGTACCACAAGTTCTACACCGTGGGCCGTGTTCTTCCCCAGGGCGACGAGGAGGCCACCCCCCTCACGTTCGCCCGGCTCGCGCTGTGCCAGGCCGCCCGCCAGGTGCTGGCGAACGGCCTCAACGTGCTCGGTGTCTCTGCTCCGGAACGGATGTAA
- a CDS encoding epoxide hydrolase family protein: MIEPFEVRIPDSAIADLRARLRATRWPEPATVDGWEQGVPLEFARELCRCWSEDYDFGLADRVNAFPGFKTTVDGLGIHFLHVRSPEPDATPLVLTHGWPGSVVEFLDVLGPLTDPAAHGGDPADAFHVVAPSLPGFGWSDKPSSTGWNVERIARAWDELMGRLGYERYVAQGGDWGAGVTNMLAKLVPERLIGVHVTMAGVPYDETVLGEPTAEERAAIGDLARFREVGSAYSRQQATRPQTLGYGLADSPAAQAAWIAEKFREWTDNDGSPETALSWRRMLDAISVYWFTETAASSARIYWENTKQDVSAVEVPSGISIFPREIIRPSRRWAELRYTDLRWYEVLPAGGHFAAFEQPEAFVGQLRGFFRSLR; encoded by the coding sequence ATGATCGAACCGTTCGAGGTGCGGATCCCCGACTCCGCCATCGCCGACCTGCGCGCCCGGCTGCGCGCCACGCGCTGGCCCGAGCCTGCCACCGTGGACGGCTGGGAGCAGGGAGTTCCGCTGGAGTTCGCGCGGGAGCTGTGCCGGTGTTGGTCGGAGGACTACGACTTCGGTTTGGCTGACCGCGTCAACGCTTTCCCCGGTTTCAAGACCACTGTGGACGGTCTCGGGATCCACTTCCTGCACGTTCGTTCGCCGGAGCCGGACGCGACGCCGCTCGTGCTCACGCACGGCTGGCCGGGCTCGGTCGTCGAGTTCCTCGACGTGCTCGGCCCGCTGACCGATCCCGCCGCGCACGGGGGCGATCCGGCGGACGCGTTCCATGTCGTGGCGCCGTCGCTGCCGGGGTTCGGCTGGAGTGACAAGCCGTCGTCGACGGGGTGGAACGTCGAGCGCATCGCGCGGGCCTGGGACGAGCTGATGGGGCGGCTCGGCTACGAGCGTTACGTCGCGCAGGGTGGCGACTGGGGTGCCGGGGTGACGAACATGCTCGCCAAGCTCGTGCCGGAGCGGCTGATCGGTGTCCACGTCACCATGGCGGGGGTTCCGTACGACGAGACCGTGCTGGGTGAACCGACGGCGGAGGAGAGGGCGGCGATCGGTGATCTCGCGCGATTCCGCGAGGTCGGATCCGCATACTCCCGGCAACAGGCCACGCGGCCGCAGACGCTCGGTTACGGGCTCGCCGATTCGCCCGCGGCGCAGGCGGCGTGGATCGCGGAGAAGTTCCGGGAGTGGACCGACAACGACGGCTCACCGGAGACCGCGCTGTCCTGGCGCCGGATGCTCGACGCGATCTCCGTCTACTGGTTCACCGAGACGGCGGCCTCGTCGGCGCGGATCTACTGGGAGAACACGAAGCAGGACGTCTCGGCGGTTGAAGTTCCTTCGGGTATTTCGATCTTCCCCCGCGAGATCATCCGGCCGTCACGGCGCTGGGCGGAGCTGCGCTACACCGATCTTCGCTGGTACGAGGTGCTGCCCGCGGGCGGACACTTCGCCGCCTTCGAGCAGCCCGAGGCCTTCGTCGGCCAGTTGCGGGGGTTCTTCCGGTCGCTTCGGTAG
- a CDS encoding amino acid adenylation domain-containing protein translates to MPDALTVPYDLTTGLAAEPSEYQRARVVLAAFAVTLCRWTAATEAAISIAGRVIRIQVDDKARVEDFLGSVHPVGVAEDGPVDLVLASLHPDLRSGEARFVTEVPDAEHGFLADVATAVGELAFLDGSLEDVRCIAPERRRIVGALAGADLPPAGIETLFLEQVRLHPEQVAVRDAKAELTYGRLARAADRYAGVLRRNGVRPGDTVLVATKRSAGEIVALLAIVRAGAAYAGFDDDAPEARLARIIGKLAPAAAVVDAATAGHPVLRGLTRVDSWVPGEEADADPEPVPAHDDPQRTAYVAFTSGSTGEPKGVVVPHRAVTRLARTTELQPRPGDRVLRMAPLAFDASTYEIWVTLLNGATLEAFPGRLPTVRALEKFFTERKVSVAWLTASLFRLVANSRPQALAGLRRLLSGGEVVPHDAAARVLEAYPGLVLTNGYGPTENTTFTTTHTVRDSAEIDGPLPIGRPIAGTKVFVLDRNARLVPPGGVGELYAAGSGLADGYLDDETETKRRFGHFSPDVGERLYRTGDLVRLAPDGNVVFLGRADKQVKLDGHRIETEEIGTILAGHPGIRDAVIVVSRQEDHSPQLVAAIVVNPGEDTEPRTLRAYLSRQLPSYALPALWVVVDEIPLTRNGKVDEQALIANAR, encoded by the coding sequence ATGCCTGACGCGCTCACCGTTCCCTACGATCTGACGACCGGGCTCGCGGCCGAACCCTCCGAGTACCAGCGCGCGAGGGTGGTGCTCGCCGCGTTCGCCGTGACCCTGTGCCGGTGGACGGCGGCGACCGAGGCCGCGATCTCGATCGCCGGGCGGGTGATCCGGATCCAGGTCGACGACAAGGCCCGTGTCGAGGACTTCCTGGGCTCGGTCCACCCGGTCGGCGTCGCCGAGGACGGGCCGGTCGATCTCGTGCTCGCCTCCCTGCACCCGGATCTGCGGTCCGGGGAGGCCCGCTTCGTCACCGAGGTCCCCGACGCCGAGCACGGTTTCCTCGCCGACGTCGCCACCGCGGTGGGTGAACTGGCCTTCCTCGACGGTTCGCTCGAGGACGTGCGCTGCATCGCGCCGGAACGCCGCCGGATCGTCGGCGCACTGGCCGGCGCCGACCTTCCTCCGGCAGGTATCGAAACCCTTTTCCTGGAGCAGGTGCGGCTTCACCCGGAGCAGGTCGCGGTCCGTGACGCGAAGGCCGAGCTGACCTACGGGCGGCTCGCTCGAGCAGCGGATCGGTACGCCGGCGTCCTGCGGCGCAACGGGGTCCGGCCCGGTGACACGGTGCTCGTCGCGACCAAGAGGTCGGCGGGCGAGATCGTGGCGCTGCTCGCGATCGTCCGTGCCGGAGCCGCGTACGCGGGCTTCGACGACGACGCGCCCGAAGCCAGGTTGGCGCGGATCATCGGCAAGCTGGCGCCCGCGGCCGCGGTGGTCGACGCCGCCACGGCCGGCCATCCCGTCCTCCGTGGGCTCACCCGGGTCGATTCCTGGGTCCCCGGCGAGGAAGCCGACGCGGATCCCGAGCCCGTTCCCGCCCACGACGATCCACAAAGGACGGCGTACGTCGCGTTCACCTCGGGATCCACCGGTGAACCGAAGGGCGTCGTCGTCCCGCATCGCGCGGTCACGCGGCTCGCGCGGACGACGGAGCTCCAGCCGCGCCCGGGTGACCGGGTCCTGCGGATGGCGCCGCTGGCCTTCGACGCTTCGACGTACGAGATCTGGGTGACCTTGCTCAACGGCGCGACGCTGGAGGCCTTTCCCGGACGGCTTCCGACGGTCAGGGCGCTCGAGAAGTTCTTCACCGAGCGAAAGGTCTCCGTCGCCTGGCTGACCGCCAGCCTCTTCCGGCTGGTCGCGAACTCCCGGCCGCAGGCGCTCGCCGGACTCCGCCGGCTGCTGAGCGGAGGCGAGGTCGTGCCGCACGACGCGGCGGCGCGGGTGCTCGAGGCCTACCCCGGGCTGGTGCTCACGAACGGCTACGGGCCCACGGAGAACACCACGTTCACGACCACGCACACCGTGCGTGACAGCGCGGAGATCGACGGCCCCCTGCCCATCGGGAGGCCGATCGCCGGCACGAAGGTCTTCGTGCTCGACCGGAACGCCCGGCTCGTCCCGCCCGGCGGCGTCGGCGAGCTGTACGCGGCCGGATCGGGGCTCGCCGACGGGTACCTGGACGACGAGACCGAAACGAAGCGGCGCTTCGGCCACTTCTCCCCCGACGTGGGCGAACGCCTGTACCGCACGGGAGATCTGGTCCGGCTCGCCCCGGACGGGAACGTGGTCTTCCTCGGCCGCGCGGACAAGCAGGTCAAACTCGACGGGCATCGCATCGAAACCGAGGAGATCGGCACCATCCTCGCCGGTCACCCCGGTATCCGCGATGCCGTGATCGTCGTTTCCCGGCAGGAGGACCACAGCCCTCAGCTCGTGGCGGCCATCGTCGTGAACCCCGGCGAGGACACCGAACCCCGCACCTTGCGCGCGTATCTGTCGCGGCAGCTGCCGAGCTACGCGTTACCCGCCCTCTGGGTGGTGGTCGACGAGATCCCGCTGACCCGCAACGGGAAAGTCGACGAACAGGCCCTGATCGCGAACGCCCGATGA
- a CDS encoding acyl carrier protein: MNAEDARAELRQQIFSLLTEVAGGVLENQTIEADTEFPETGMSSIEYLALIEKIETKLDVFIDLEENEDLTTVDKFCDYLLEQVPSA; encoded by the coding sequence ATGAACGCGGAAGACGCGCGGGCGGAATTGCGTCAGCAGATTTTCTCCCTGCTGACCGAGGTCGCGGGCGGTGTTCTGGAGAACCAGACCATCGAAGCGGACACGGAGTTCCCCGAGACGGGTATGAGCTCCATCGAGTACCTGGCGCTCATCGAGAAGATCGAGACGAAGCTCGACGTGTTCATCGACCTCGAAGAGAACGAGGATCTGACCACTGTGGACAAGTTCTGCGACTACCTGCTCGAACAGGTGCCGTCGGCCTGA